The nucleotide sequence GAAGGACGCTCAGCTCATCGATACCCTGGATGGTAAGACCGACCGCACCTTCTTGCTTCACTATAATTTCCCCGGTTTCAGTGTGGGAGAGGCGAAACCCAACCGGGGACCCGGACGCCGCGAGATTGGTCACGGCGCGCTCGCCCGGCGGGCGGTTCAGGCCGTTCTTCCCGACCAGGATGACTTCCCCTACACCCTCAGAGTTGTCTCGGACATTACCGAGAGCAACGGAAGCTCCTCGATGGCCACCATCTGTGGAGCGAGCCTATCGCTCATGGCAGCAGGTGTTCCTATCACTTCACCGGTTGCCGGTGTGGCCATGGGTTTGGTGAGCGATGAGAAAACGGGAAATACAGCAATTCTTACTGACATTCTTGGCATCGAGGACCATCTTGGTGATATGGACTTTAAGGTGGGTGGCACCCGCGAGGGTATTACCGCCCTCCAGATGGACATTAAAATTGAGGGCCTAAAGTTCAGCCTCGTGCGCGATGCGCTGGCCCAGGCCAAGGTGGCGAGGCTTCACGTCCTCGACAAGATGGACGCCGTCCTTGCCCAGCCAACCGAGGAAATCTCCCCGTTTGCACCTCGTATCCTCTCCATTCAGATTGCCAAGGATCGTGTTCGCGACGTTATCGGACCTGGCGGGAAGGTAATTCGCAGCATTGTTGAGGAGACTGGTGCTCAAATTGATATCGAGGATGATGGCACGGTATTCGTCTCCTCGACCGATGAGGCGAGTGCTCGCCGCGCCATTGAGATTGTCCGGGAGATTACCCAGGAGGCCGAACCGAATAAAATTTACTATGGAACGGTTCGTAAAATCATGGATTTTGGCGCCTTCGTCGAAATTTTCCCGGGAACGGATGGTCTCTGCCACATCTCGATGATCTCAAAAGATCGCATCAAGGCTGTTACCGATGTTCTCAAGGAAGGGGACCAGATTTTGGTGAAATGCCTTGAGGTCGAGGGCAACGGTCGTATTCGCCTCTCGATGAAGGATGTTAAGGAAGAGGATGTGCCCGACGAGTATAAAGAGCATTTTAAGGCGGTGGAATAGGGCTCCGAATAATTTTTAGTTTCAGACATGAAAAAGCCGGCCCTCATCGGGTCGGCTTTTTTTGTTTGTGTGTTGAATATAGGCGGCTAGGGGCCGAATGACTTCATTTCCTTGAGCGCATCGAGGATGACTTTTTCCGCGATATCCTCGCCCGGAACATGGTAGTCGTCTGCCTCGATTTTGGCTTTGATTTCGCTCACCAGCTCTGTGCGGATGTCGGCGATCTCGGCTAGCGCCTTTTGGATGCGTCCCATCATCACCGCCTGCTCGCTAACCTCGATATTGTCACCGGCTGGCGCTTCAGCGGATGGACCGGGAGATGAGGCTCCGCCCTTGGCCTTTTCGGCATCTTGGCGGCGACGGAGGGAGTCGGTGTAGCTCTCGCCCGATATTTTTCTTCGAATAGGATCCATGTCGATCATGGATACTTCCTTCTCTGGTGGTCGTTAGTAGAAATCAGAGAACTTCACCCAAAATATTTTTCACCAACTGGCTAAGTTCAGTTTTAATAGCCTCGCGTGTATTATTGCTCAGCGGAACAACTTCTTCACCCGTTGTCTTGTTGACGATGGCTTGGTCTTGGCCGTCATCGTCCTGGCTAACTTCTAAACCAAACGACTCGATGAGGCTAATAAAAGCGGCCCGGCCTTTGTCCTGTACCTCGGCAGTTTCTATGCTTTCACCCTCTGTCCCTCGATCTTCGGTCTCTACTCCTCCATCGGCATTTTCGACGTCTTCTTGAGAGGCCCTAAGCGCTTGAGAGACCGCCGCCGGAAGGGGTGAAGGTTTTTCTAAGTATTGATCGACAAAGCGTTCGGTCATCTCCTCGATGTTCTGCTGTCTGTGCATCGAGGCTGCTGCATGCGCTTCATCAGCAGCCCTCCTGGCAGCATCAGAGATTTCCACCGAGGCGGCTGGATTATCCTTCAGCTTGGCACCAGCGATGCGCTCGCCCACCCGCTGCTGCCGCAGGTAGCTTTGTTGAACGTTATTCGCTAGATATGGAGCAATTCTGCCAACCATAGACGACCACTCCCGGTAGGGGTCGTGTAACCCAAATATATCTCAACAAGGGACAGCCCGCGAACTGCAATAGGCTGGCCCCATATCTACTCT is from Nitrospinaceae bacterium and encodes:
- a CDS encoding flagellar biosynthesis anti-sigma factor FlgM; the encoded protein is MIDMDPIRRKISGESYTDSLRRRQDAEKAKGGASSPGPSAEAPAGDNIEVSEQAVMMGRIQKALAEIADIRTELVSEIKAKIEADDYHVPGEDIAEKVILDALKEMKSFGP